DNA from Brassica napus cultivar Da-Ae chromosome C4, Da-Ae, whole genome shotgun sequence:
AAAGGCTTAAACAATGATACAGACCGGACCCTTCAAATTCAGATCAAATGATGTATGAAAGAAACATAGTGTTATTTACTGAGCTTAAGCTAAGGCAAGAGTCAGTAATCAAACTGAGTTATAAGGCTTCAGGCCTCACCAAGTATCTGACTGAAGCGAGTGAAATTCTCGGTTTAAGCTTCCATGAATTCAGGTCTTTTTCTGCAAATAGACATACTAACGGCTGCTGAGCTTAGCATTGCACATAAGTTGTAGAAGAACACTATGTTTATTTCTTCAGGGTATATCTCCTTTGATCTGAGTCTGAAATCATGTCCAGCTGCCGAATTTAGCTCAAACTTTTTGCACTACTAACAAACGTAAAACTTGTCTTTCTTGAACTATATGAAGCATATACTGTATTGTGAAGCCAACAAAAGGCTTCCAGTGATCCAACTTGACTCGAATGAAGTGAAAGAAGAAGCataatatataaagaacaatAATTAGAGCACCAGATATATACACTATAATGCTAATGATCTTAGCTTATGTTGCAGAGATTCTTTACAAGGTAATTAAatgtacaaaataaaattatattgggGACCATATTGTCTCTTAATGGCTCCATATCCATGGAAAAGTACTTCACTTGCATCAGTCACATCTCAATGATGAGGCTTCATCTTCTACGGTGTGTGTAACCAACAAAGGTGACTTCTCGGAATCAGCTACATTTCTGGTTGAATCCTCTCTTGCTTTTCCCCAAATCACAGTGTAGAACCCACAGCTCAAAACCACTGATCCTATGACACTGCACACAACACacatattgtaaaatttatattaccATTTATACAGAGGCATATAAGGGAACTATGGAGACCACCACATAACTCTCTTAGATGTCATTCCATGGATCCCAAGCTATAGAGGAAGAAGGTGAAAAATAATGGTACCTCCCAAGGTGAAGTGCATCGCCGAGGAAAATAGCAGCCACTACAACCGCAATAACAATAGACAACGGCTTGAACAAGGAGATGTAGACTGGACCCTTCATATGCAGACCCCATGTGTGTATAACCGTGCCCAATGATGAAACTAACCCTCCCTAAAAACAGAGCCGTTAATCCGTTATACTTGCtgaacttaaaatataaaagatcatACAAGGTCTGGATTCTCACCGTGTACATGACTGAAGCGAGTGGGACACCCGGTTTAAGCAGAAAGGAAGTCAAATCTTTTTCCGCAAGCATACAAACAGGTGCTGAGATTATTGTTGCGGATAAGATGTATAACAAAACTACGGTTGTTTTTTCAGGGTACACCTCCATGACCTGAGTCTGATATCATATAGAGCTACCAAACTTAGCAATGAGTTTTATGTGTGAAAAGCTGAAACTCATTTAGACCAAAGTCTTTTCGCATACCTGAAGAATATACCATACTGAAACAAGCAAGTACTGTGTAACGAGCAGAACGCCTCCTATAATCCAacttgaatcaaaagaagtcAAATCCTGGTAAAGCGAAACGGTAGCTTCCGAAGATGTAAGAGATGCAGAAGAGAGAAGTTTTGGGCCTTTATATAGCACAATAACCAAAGCACCAGATATAGATACTATAGTGCCAATGACTTTGGCCTGACTCGCAGAGCTCTTTAACACTATCCGTTCCATCCTTTGTGAGTCACCAAAGGAAGCAGAAAGTTAACTTAGCAGCCTAGATTACTTTCCCTAAAGAGAAACGAAAAAGAAGGAGGTGGAACCTGAAGATAACAGCGAGGGTGAAGGTAAAAGCTGGCGTGAGGGTGCTGATAGCAGAGGCAAGAGTAGGATTACTATATTCTACTCCTTTACAGCCAGATAGCATCGACACGAACCCGACAAGCGCAAGCAAGAAAATCTTGAAGAAGAAAAGTGCTTTGGCTGAAGGTAACCTTCTTGACCTGCACATATCTAAATTGTGTTCACATTCTTGAGAATGGAAGAAAGAAAGAGTGGGTGAGGAGATCAAGTATACCTCCCAAAGATGAGGGACAGTGGAAGGACAAGTGCAGCAACAACATAAGTGTAGAAGACAAAGACATAGAAGCTCAATCCTCTCAAGGACGCAGCCTTGAACAGTGTGGTCGATCCAACAGTTACACACTCCACTGCTACCATTACAACAAATGGCACAACATCTCTGTTAATGTACCTCCACGCCACTCTCCCTTCTCTCATGATATTGAAATTTTGATATCAAGATTTAAAGAAAGTCTCTGAAGTTAAAGTGAGCAATAACCATGTGGGTCTTTAGTGACGacaaaaatggaaatattcGAAACGTTACCGACGCCTCACGCCACAGAGATCATATCCCAATTAATCTAGGGACCCACCACAAGGAAGAAACTTTCCCATTATAGGCTTTATAGCTACACTTTAATCAATTTATTAGAACATTCTTCTCCAATGCAGTGTGTGATTggataaatgttttttttttttggaacactgcattcataaatcacggcaaaATGTTTACTCTCAACTTTTTGTTACTCCAAATCCGACtgaaaaaatatcaatcaaGTGGAATACTATTTTCACCTATTTACTCTTGTTACtatacaaaaaggaaaaaacacacacacaagttTACTCTGAGCTTAGTTAAAGTAAAATAATTTACtctattttcctttttatttcttaCTTTTCTTCCGGCTGTTTCCCACCTTTTTTTACTCCATATTACTCCCACTAATACCAATCAAACTCGTAAACTAGTAACGGATGaattcagttcaaaaaaaaaaaaaactagtaacGGCtgaataactaaaataaaaaaacaaaattccagGAACTAGTATTTTCTCCAATATTTATTTATCAcgtgaaagtttaaaattttgcaatttataaaagttacaatctctttattttgaaaatttgaaataacaGAAGAAGTTTtgtgaaataaatttattttatccgtagtttcatttaaattatcataCTATTGTACAAAAATCGTAATATTAACAAATTCATTTTTGTCAAAGAAAAGTTATCAACAATTGTAAGAAGCTAGTCGATATTTATTAGCTAATCTCTCATCTGGaataaattaactaaatttaCTCTAAGTGTGACTTGAAATATAGAAGTAGAAACCGGGTAACTCTATTTTGATTGTGCTATTTAGGAAAACTGTAAGAGATTTAGTACCTCCCAAAGTGAATTTCCGATGTGTGTATAGACATGACAATAGACGATGGTTTGACCAAGTAAACGTAGACTAAACACTTCACATTCAGATCCCATGTGTGTATAATTGTGCCCAATGATGAAACAAACCTCCCTAAAAGAGAGTATTAATTTCTGAGCTTACAATATTGTCACTACCAGTTGGAGCAACATCCATGGTTTACTTCTCGCCTGAAGAGAGGGAAAGACCTGGTTTAAGCAGACAAGTGTTGCACATAAGAAGAATACAACAATTATTTCTTCAGGGTATACCCTGCATGATCCGAgtctaaaatcatatttgagcCACTGAATTGAGGAAAGTGTCACCACAAATTCAAAGCGTCATTTTCGGGAACTGTTATGTACCTGAAGAATCAAACAGATTGAAACAAAGCAAAAACTGTGCAGCGATGAAAAGGATTCCAGTTATCCAACTTGACTTATATAAACTCAAATGCTGGTAATGTGAAATGGTAGTTGATGAAGCTAGAACTTTTGGGACCTAATAAAGAACAACAACCATATAGATACTATCCTGTCAGTGAGCTTAACCTGAGTGGCAGATCTCCTTAACACGATTTTTTCCCTCCTTTACGAGTCATCCAAGGAAGCAGGACCAGTTAAGAGTTAAATGATCGGCTGATGGTAAGCAAAAGTTATCTTGGGCATTACCCCGAATTCAGAAGGCTTGAGATTTGATATGGTTAACAAGTGTGGAATCACTTCATTGTTAATCTACAGATTACTTTCCCGAAaccaaaaagaaagagaaggaggCGTAACCTGAAGATAACAGCGAGGGTAGCGAGGCAAGCATTGGGGAactatattttattctttttacaGCCATCTATCACTGACATGAACCTGTTCCCTCCAAGtaaaagaaaaacgaaaaacaGGAAAGGAGAATCCTGAAATGGCCATAACTCTAGGAATATATAATTAGCCGACAAGAGCaagtaagaaaattttgaagaagACATGAGATTTGGCTGAAGGTAGTCTTCTTGACCTGCACATTGTGAAATATG
Protein-coding regions in this window:
- the LOC111205380 gene encoding WAT1-related protein At5g40230-like; the protein is MREGRVAWRYINRDVVPFVVMVAVECVTVGSTTLFKAASLRGLSFYVFVFYTYVVAALVLPLSLIFGRSRRLPSAKALFFFKIFLLALVGFVSMLSGCKGVEYSNPTLASAISTLTPAFTFTLAVIFRMERIVLKSSASQAKVIGTIVSISGALVIVLYKGPKLLSSASLTSSEATVSLYQDLTSFDSSWIIGGVLLVTQYLLVSVWYILQTQVMEVYPEKTTVVLLYILSATIISAPVCMLAEKDLTSFLLKPGVPLASVMYTGGLVSSLGTVIHTWGLHMKGPVYISLFKPLSIVIAVVVAAIFLGDALHLGSVIGSVVLSCGFYTVIWGKAREDSTRNVADSEKSPLLVTHTVEDEASSLRCD